From Solanum lycopersicum chromosome 4, SLM_r2.1:
cccccccccccccccccccaaatttACCCAAAAGAACCAGTCTTGAAATTTGACAGTGAAGAGTGAGGAGACgtacaaaattctcaaacaataattttaaaaaaacaaaatcttttGTCTGAAAGCTGCTTCTTGCTGTATTCTTTTGCATAcccaagttttatttttttgaaaaagagcCTTCTTTCCAAGCTTCTTAAGACCAAGTAAGTAACTTTCTCAATTCTTCTCTTTGTTTCTGGGTTTTTTTATGGCAGGTtggttttattttcttgttgtttATACTGTTATGAGTACTTtattagtgaaaaaaaaaagattttgggtggtgtttatgaattttgtaaatcTCAATTTGCCTATAATTATATGGGTTACTTGTTCTtgatttgttttaattgttGTTTAGATCTGTTTGATTTTGCAAGATGCCAACTTTATAGCAAGGATCAGCTGTTTTGTATGTTTTCTTGAAGATGTTTGCTTCTCTCGTTTGCATTTTAGACTTTGggttttatgtttgttttttattcttttaattggGCTGCTCACTCTGTTTGTAGTGATTAATACTTCAAGGTATAAGTGGAACTGGGTTCTTTAAAAGTTTGTGTTTAGATTGTACTGTAATTTCGCGTCAATTGTGGAGTAATTGGATATGGGCAAAGGAGTAGACTTGATAGTGGAACTTGTGTAAGAACTGGGAAATGTGGAAGTACATTGTCTTGCAAGTTTAATTTCCCCAATTTTTAGTTCCCCAATAGCAGCTGGCTGTGTGTTTCTTGTCTGAAAATTACTCTTTTGATGGAGTTGGTTGGTTCATTGACCTCACATTTCCAAGATATATCTTTTTCAAAtagaatgtcctttcatacTTGGATCTATTGTTGCCCTAAGCAAATGTGAAAGCCCGGCAGGAGGGGTGATAAATCCCCTAATTCACAAATAGATCATAAATAAATTTCCATGCCATTTGATGAACTCTTGCTTAGGCTAAAGCCATTGGCCTCAACTTGATGTGTTGCTAGTGACTTGGGGAAGAGTATCAAAGTTCTTATGTTATGCACCTATGTTGACTTCTTAGTTCTTCATATGACTTCTGCTGCAAAATGCATTTCAGAACTTCACAGAGGCAATTCAACGTGTCTTTGCAGGTATAGTTGCCGACAAGAAGGTGGATTAAAAAGTAAATTCTGACTCTTTCGGTTAGATGAGCATGGATAAAGCTTCTGCTGACTGTCCATACCCAGGATGCTTCTTCTGTGTTATGAAAGAAGGAAACCCAAGCAAACGCCGAGCAAGTATATTGAAGTTTTTTCGAGAACTTCCTTCACAGGATGATGATGGTCAAGTTCTTCCCATCAGTGGCCTATGGAACACAGCCATGGCACATCCTAACGATCCGGAGTTTATTGAATTGGGGATTTTTGAATGCATGTCAGCACTTATTTGGAAGGGTTTAAAGAACCGCCGGTGGCTTTCACATgaccaaaatatatatattccttaTTATGCAGCACATATAATTGGATCATATACCATGAATATGGAAGAATTTGCTGATAGAGCTGTGCGTGCTGGAATCATCCCTCCTTTAGTTGAACTCTTGAGAGGTAGGCTAACTTGGGTTGAACAGAGAGTTGCAGTGAGAGCTTTAGGACACTTAGCTACCTATGCCAGCACCTTTCCAGCTGTTGCAAGTCACGGTGAGATTCTAGAGCTCTCCATCCAACTCGCTATGAGTTCTCTTGAAATTGTTTACTCTCACTTTTACCAATATGTTGATAGAAGACTTAGTTATCATTGCGACCTTCTTACGCGTGGTATGGGTGGAGTTGAAATGGAGTCCAGGAAGGCAGAAGAATGGGCCAGTCAGCTACAATGTTGGTCCCTTCAGCTTATTAATTGCTTTGCTTTCAAACCTGAATTTCTTCCTACTATTTGCAAGCCAGAATTTCTAGCAAAGCTTCCAGGAATGTGGGGTGGACTTGTTAATGAAAACTCCCCTGCTGGAATCGGTCTGTTAAGGACAATTTGCCATCACAAGCTTGGTAGAGGGCCTGTTGCTGCATGTCCTGGTATTATAGAGGCATTGTGCAATATAGCTCGCTCATCGGATGACTGGCAGTATATGGCAATTGACTGTCTTTTGTGGTTGCTCCAGGATCCAAGTACCTGTCATAAGGTAATTATATTCTCTAGAACTATTCTGCTGGAGCTAATAGCTGGAATATTTTATTCGGTATTGGTTTTACTTTCAATATAATCAGGTGGAAGAATAGAGCACTAATGGTAGAATATGACATATgtatgttatataaataattttatttctctcttttacTTCTTGGAGCTTAACTTTGACCATAAAAGACCATCCATTAAATGTAAAAGTGCTCCATCCTTTTCCAATGTTGCTTGTGTGCGTCCAGAACTTGTTTATACAAAATAGGTATGCTTCACTCCTTGGATACTCTTCTCTTGGTTCCCTATGAAGGTATCTTATCAAATATGTTTAAGTGATCTTTGAAGTCAATTTTGTTCATACTACCCAGCAGACTCTAATTTAAAGAGGTTGGTCCTTCAGAATGTGAATAAGAATTCATATTTGGGGCATGCATGTGTACCATAATGATAATCTGTAGAGAGACAAAGGAAACAAAAGATGAGTTTTCTAGTAATGTGGAACTCTGTGTGAACTTTAAAGCATGCATGCTATCGGTATAGCCCCATAGGCATAAGTGATCACCCCCAAAAGAAACTGTCTTAAAAGTAATGTTCCACTGTACTTGtccataaaagaaaaatcagatGTCGTCAGAACAGGTCTCAGAATACTGTACTATGTATTCTGCTACTTAGCCTGGGATATTCAGCTCCATTTGATGAAGTCTGTGTATACTAGAATAAGAATTGAAGACAAACATGCAACACTTGAGAGATGTATTATTAATAAGATGGTATTAGTAAGTATTAGAAAGAAatagaaatgaagaaaagaatCAATCCGCAAATAGGAGAACCTGCTTCATCAATGAAATAGGAGAACCTGAGTTCTGAAGTTTGATATATACCCTCTCAATCTGGTGCCGACTCCATGGTGAAGCATGTAAGGCACTTGCTTTAGGCCcctgggtgggggtggggggagttgaaaggtaaaaaaatttcatagaaaaagaaTGATAATTTTGTTACATATGTGAATAATTCATCGAATAATTATTATGGGATGTGCTAAAACTTAATTTGAGTTCATCAGATGACGAGAAGTTAAAAAGGTATTAACCTAATGACTGTTCCTTGCAAGTCAATCTGATATTTGATGCTTATACTTATTTTCTAAGTTAAAATGTTAAAGAAAATAGTACAAGTAGAAAATATTAATCTTAACAGACATATTCAAGCAATTGAATAGATttgattctttttcaaattcttttcttctaaaataatgttaattatTCATGTAACAGTTGATAGTTGCCTCAAAACGGTAAAAAGTTCTTTTGAAGttacaattgaaaatttttacTTGAGATCAACAATTTCAAAAGAGATTAAATGAGTTGattttagggaaaagggtcaaaatttacctttctactttattttacttgtcTTTGCCCCTATCGTTAAGAACAAGTTATTTTTACCCCTGCCGTTAATAAACTTAACAAATATACCCTTCCTTGGATGGAAAAccccaaattaattaaaattatccgAGTTAACTAAAATTGCCCAATTCTAACCCAACCCGACCCACttaataatatacattttttcttttacccaaatcaatttaattttcacCCACCCCCCACCACCAAAGCCTCATCTACATACTTAGAGATGTCTTCAGCCACGAATAACGTTGCCATTGAACACCTTTGATATTATGTTAAAAACTGGACAAGCAATTGAACCATTGGCACAACTAATGGAGACAACTTATATATGGGATGAATGGGTTAGTTATTGTCTGATATTCCATTTAGTTTATGACTCTGCTTGCATTATACTGCTAGTACCAATGGAATCAATGAATTAGTGGATtcaatttttaacaaatatatcaatttttaacaTAATATCAAAGGTGTTCAATATCCCTCTCCTGAGTGTCGCGACGTCATTCGTAGCTGAAGACATCTCTAAGTATGCTGATGAGgctttggtggtggtggtggtgaaaataaagttgatttggaaaaaaaatggatTGTATTATTAagtgggtcgggtcgggttaaaaTTGGGTAATTTAAGTAAAATTggataattttaattgatttaggGTTTTCCATCCAAGGAGGGGTATATTTGTTAAGTTTATTGACGGCAGTGGTAAAAATAACTTGTTTTTAACGGCAGGGGTAAAATcaaccaataaaacaaagtgtTGAGTGgtaattttgacccttttcccttgattttattattattcgaaaaagaattattagaagaactatataataacaaaatattaatgGCTTTTCATCTCAAAAAGCTAGAAGAATAGATTTTTGTGGGAAAAaaagatattctattttgtaaATTTAAGGCCTCCAAATAAATTTTGGCTTTAGGCCGCTAGAGTGCTTGAGCCACCACTGTCTCAATCACATAATAATTGAAAAGCTTCTTCAACCACCACCAGTACCAGTGTCTTCATTTGCATATGGATAACATCATGTATTCGACGGAATGACTTAAAGCAAAGAGGGTGGTGTGAGGGTGTTGGTCATGTTTACTTATGCGGGTCTCTGTTTTCACCTGATTTCACTATTGTTACTATCTATGATGCCTGTCTGTCTTGAAGGTGTTTGGCTTTGTGCTGTCAAAAAGGTTAAAATGAGCATCTTGTTTGGTTGGTCCACTACTTCTTTAAGATATTCTGTTTAACAAGTATTACAGTCCTGAGTTAAGTTCTGCTGTTAACAAAGATCACTCTTTCTTATTGTTGGTAAGATGCACCAAATCAGTAGAGTCATACAATTAGGACTGATCGAATTCTTGATGAACCATTAAGTAGGTTTTGTTTTGTCCTATCTATTTTCAGGTAGAACCAGAGAACCTGTTTTAGAGGTGGAAAGTGACACAATGTGATGAAATCATATTAGTTTATCCTTCTGGAGTAACTCACCTTAGACCTTTTGCAACAGATAGAAAAATCTACTTGCACAATGAGAATAACTGCAAGTGCTATTAGCTAGAAGGGTAATTAATTCTCATTCTGCTTTAATAGTAATCTTCTCATTGTACTTTATGGAAGTCTCTCATCTTCCAGGTTAAAAGAGAAGTGAATATCATAGCTATTTTGCGGAGAAGAGAATACAACTACTACTACTATGTCTCAGTCCCTAACAAGTTAGAGTTGGCTATAGAAATTCTTGTTGTCCATGTTTATCCATTTTAAAGTCATCTACGTGAATATTACAAAAATTAGTACTTGAAACACTATATTTTATACTGGCATAAAATTTTCTGATAGGGCTAAAAGACTAGAAAGCACAAGACCTAAAGTAAACTTGCTAACATGCCTGTAATATTCTTCCAACTTGTTAGTATCATCTATATTAATCTTTTCTTCCCTTGTGCCTTGTCTCTCATGAAGTTTGCATGGATTCCAAAGAGATTGTAGGTACTTTTAGACAAGTTCTTTCCATGTGATTTTAGGTCTATCGTTTCCCTTTTAACGCCTTGATTCACCATGGTTTTACACCTACAGACCGGTGCATTGGAGATTGACGCAAGACATGATTAAACCATCCTAAGCGATCTTCACTCTATCCTCAAAATATGCTTGCACCTTCTGAGGAATGTGGTCATTTTTCATCTTGTCTAGTCTTGTATGACTGCAAAATCATCGTACCTGCATCTCTGTGACACATCTTTTGGATGTATTGGATTTTGTGGTCCAACATTCACTTTCACTTAATATTGTTGGTTTTATGACTTGTTCTATAGAACTTATCGTTGATGGGCATCCTTCTATTACGTAACACCATGGTAGCACTTCCACATTGCA
This genomic window contains:
- the LOC101261016 gene encoding ARM-repeat/Tetratricopeptide repeat (TPR)-containing protein isoform X1 → MSMDKASADCPYPGCFFCVMKEGNPSKRRASILKFFRELPSQDDDGQVLPISGLWNTAMAHPNDPEFIELGIFECMSALIWKGLKNRRWLSHDQNIYIPYYAAHIIGSYTMNMEEFADRAVRAGIIPPLVELLRGRLTWVEQRVAVRALGHLATYASTFPAVASHGEILELSIQLAMSSLEIVYSHFYQYVDRRLSYHCDLLTRGMGGVEMESRKAEEWASQLQCWSLQLINCFAFKPEFLPTICKPEFLAKLPGMWGGLVNENSPAGIGLLRTICHHKLGRGPVAACPGIIEALCNIARSSDDWQYMAIDCLLWLLQDPSTCHKVIEKAVPALVDLAGISSLGDHKKLGDSIVNVLQECIESQGTGRTQINSHVKEEVEELLNSKQRLKWEKNMPKEDLHIKQAAALVVKLEGNSLFSSGNISGAAAKYSEALALCPMRSKKERVVLYSNRAQCHLLLQQPLAAIGDATRALCLHNPVNRHAKSLWRRAQAYDMLGLAKESLLDAILFINECSQSNDPDLSLRQNKVPDYAERLVKKQMRAAWLFREAAIKHGGVQCEGDAGDMCGQETDDSEWETASESEIGNEERDEIGDDICGWENEVERKDKYKKASLKEVKHGYNVQLTEDNV